The stretch of DNA TCCGGGGACTTCGACTCCGGCGGCGCGAAGATCCGCGTCCAGCATGATCTTAACTAGATCTTTGAAAGTGACTTTAGCCTTCCACCCGAGATCCTTTTCGGCCTTGGTCGGGTCGGCCCTTAATGCATCGACCTCGGTCGGGCGGAAATATTTCTGGTCGATCCTTACATGATCGTCAATATTCAGGCCCACGTAAGAGAACGCTTCGTCAAGGAACTCATTGATCGAGTGCGTCTCACCCGTTCCGATGACGAAATCATCGGATTTTTCCGCCTGGAGCATCATCCACATCGCCTCGACATACTCGGGCGAAAATCCCCAGTCGCGTTTTGCATCCAAATTCCCAAGATAAAGATATTTTGCCTTCTTCGCAAGAATTGCCGCTATCCCACGCGTGATTTTGCGGGTGACAAACGTCTCCCCGCGGCGGGGGGACTCATGGTTGAACAGAATTCCGTTCGATGCGAACATGTCATACCCCTCGCGGTAGTTTTTGGCCATCCAGTATGAGTACAATTTTGCACATGCATATGGACTCCTCGGGACAAAACACGTCTCTTCATCCTGCGGAGGTTCAGCTCCTCCGAACATCTCGCTCGACGATGCCTGGTAGAACCTGATATCAAGACCGCTCCTGCGGATAGCCTCCAGAATCCGGGTAGTGCCAAGAGCAGTCACGTTCCCCGTATACTCGGGAATATCGAAACTGACCCTGACATGACTCTGGGCACCGAGATGATATACCTCGTCGGGTTTCACATTGTATATTATATTGTTTATCTGCTCGGCATCCGAGAGATCGCCATAATGAAGATATAATTTTATACTCGAATCATGAGGCTCGACATACCCGTCAGATCCTAAAATATGATCGATTCTTGAAGTATTGAAGGTCGACGCTCTCCTGATAAGACCGTGAACCTCGTAACCCCTGGAAAGAAGGAGTTCGGCAAGGTACGATCCGTCCTGACCCGTAATTCCCGTGATTAATGCTTTTTTAGGTTCCATTTTCTCAAACCCTGGTATAAATTAGTACTTGTTCGTATTAAACGTCATCAATAATATGGCTGTCCCAGTAATCATAAACCGAACGAAGAGTCTCTTCAAAAGAAATCTTTGGTTTCCACCCGGTATCCCTGCAAATTTTTTTATTACTCCCGATGATTCTCGGATTATCCGCCGGGCGGAGACGGGAAGCCTCCTGCCGGATTTCGACATCAATTCCGTAAATTCCGGATAACATCTCTATAATATCAACTATCGACCTGCCGACTCCGCTGCAGATGTTATAGGCCTCTCCGCTTTTTCCCTTCGACAATAAAGAAAAATACGCCTCAACTACATCATGGACATCCAGGAAATCACGGATTACCGCCCCGTTTCCGATATGAAGAACAGGCTCCTGAAGGCCTTTTGCAATCATAACGAACTGCTTCACTAAGGAACTCACCACGAAATTATCCTTCTGCCCCGGCCCGCAATGATTAAATGAGCGTGTACAGCAGATATCAAGACCATACCCTTTGGCATATACACCGGCGAGGTTCTCCTGCGAAACTCTCGCCACCGCATACGGATTCCCGGGGCGCTGCTGCACATCTTCTGAAACAGGCAGATCTTCCTCAGGTATTATACCATACTGCTCCGAAGAACCTACAGAAAGAATCCGTGTATTCAGTTCGTTATGCCTTACAGTCTCGATTATATTCAAAAAAGCATTCATATTGTTCATAAAGGACTCGACAGGGGTATTCCAGCTCTCCGCAACTGAACTCTGGGCTGCAAGATGCAGGATGTAATCCGGCTCTATCTCTTTAATGATAGTCTCTATCTTCAGGAGATCCTTTAAATCAGCTTTATAAAATTTATGAAAGCCTGGATTATCCACGAAATCCCACGCAGGTTTTCCACGGCTTATTCCATAAATCTCAAAATCTGAATGATTTTTATTTATGTAATCAACGAAATGTCCACCGACAAATCCGCTGATTCCCGTAATCAATATCTTTTTCATAAATATCCGGCTCTTTAGGTACTATATAATCTATAATTTTTAACTATTTTATTAAGAATTTATACTGCTGCCTTTATTTTTTCACCTCTGCCTTCCTCACCTTCACCGTGAGATAAACGGCATGCCGGGGATCGATTCTTGCAAGAAATCCTGCAATTAAACCTGGGAAAGGATAATAACCCATACCTCGAATTTTCTCAACACAAAATCCATGGTGCTTAAGAAGATCAATCAGACCCCTATAAGTGAAAATTCTGAGATGGATCTCCCCGGGACTGCTATGTTCCATATTTTGCTTTGGATCTAATGGATTTCCAAGAATTACTTCGTTGCTGATATGTGAAGAAAACGGCTGATAACCGATAAACAGAGAGACAAGATTATGGCTACTACCAAGATTTGGAGTAGATAAGATAGCATATCCTCCTGGTTTCAGCATCCTGTAAACCTCTTTCAGGAAGACATCAGTCCCGTTAAGATGTTCAAGAACCTGATTTGCATGGATAACATCAAAAGATTCATTCCTGAAAGGCAAACCGGCATTAAGATTGCCTGTACAGATCTCAACTCCTGATTCTTCCGAATTAATGGCAGATCTTGTATCAAAATCAACCCCGTATGCGTCGTTTGTCTTCAAACGCGCTGCAAGTTCCCGGGTGAATAGACAATTGGAGCATCCGCAATCGAGAATCTTCGTTTTTGGATAAGGGTCCAACATCTCAAGAATTAACCGCCTGTTATTTTCGTCCACCTTCAAAAACAGAGAAAGCATATATTTCTTCATCGATAGCTCAATCCCCGGCCTCATTATATGTCAAAATGAGTTTTTTTGATATTGCATCCCATTCATAATCATTCACACTATCGATTAATAACTCCTTTATTTCTTCCTTTTCCGAAAGCGCCAGTAGGATACAAGATACGAGACTTTCAGGCGAGAGATCTGCAATATAACCGTTCGATCCTTCCCGTATTAGATCACATGCAGCGTTTCGTGGAGATTTGACAGTCACAACCCGAAGCCCACAGGCCATCGCCTCGATAGCAACTATCCCGAATCCTTCACGGGAAGAGGGAAGGACAAATACTTTTGAAGCTTTCATCACTGCAATTACATCATCATAATCGTGAAGGAAACCCATGAAGGTAACATTCCCTGTCAGTCCCAAATCACCGACCATATCTTCAAGTCTCTGCATCTCAGGCCCGTCACCCACAATGACTGCCTTAATTTCAGGCATTTTCTCACATATCCGGACAAGGGCCTGAAGAAGAAGATCGACATTTTTCTCCGGAATCAGGCGTCCGACAAATATTATATCCGAATACTCTCTTGCTGGATTTATCCTGTTTATCTCCTTAAAATCAATTCCGTTAGGGAAAATTGGAATATATCCCCTCATTCCGTTACATTCAAGATTTCGGGCTGTTGAACCCGAAACTGCAACAGGATTTTTTGTGAAATATATCGCAAAGCGTTCAATAAACTTCCCGAAGATCCCGAAAAATCCAAGATAATCATACCAGTAATTCCCCCATACCTCATGCCACGTTACAACCAGAGAGCACTTTGAAACTTTCGAAACAAGCCATGAAGGTAGCAAAGGAAAATACGGAAACGCCTGGCAGTCGATAACGTCAGGTCTCTCTTTTAACAACGGAAGGAAGAGAAAAAAAGAATAATAGATCGCCTGTACGATCGATCTTCGTCCTTTGACATAGAGGTCCATCGGACGGCACAAACCGTGATATATGATCCCGTCTTTTTCAAAAACAGCCGGACCATCCCAGTATTTCATACCGAAGATATGAACTTCGTGCCCTCTCTCCGCCAGTCTGAGGGACAGCTCGTAGATCCTCTTCTCAGCTCCGCCTTTTACGTAAGGATAGATAACATCGTATACGAACGCGATCTTCATGGGACTATTCCGGTACTAATACATGAACACTGCACCGACTTTAATATTCTTTAAAAATTCAAGAGATTTAAACTTTAAATTGCTTTGAGAATAAACTCAAGAGCACAATGTGGAAAAAATGCACAATATGGTAAAAGTGCACAATTATAAATATTACACTTAACAAAAAATTATACATGCTATCCGGGACAAAAGAAAATTCAACAAGTCAAATCAAGCGTATTCCAATAAAAGAACCTACATGGAGAGAATTGCACGATTTAAAAAAAGCCGGCCAAAGCTATGACGATTTAATCTCTGAAATGATTGAAAGGGAACAGGATTACAGGGAATGGAAGATGATTGCCGGGATTGAAAAAGAAGGTGATTTCGTACCATTCGACCCGGAAGATATTCTTGGCAACTAAAAAGGACGATGAATATCTGTGTTTAATATACTTATAGAAAAAAGAGCTGAAAAATTTCTTAAAAAACTTCCAATTAAATCCCGGCGAATAATTGTTGAAAAAATCCTGGAATTAAAAAATAATCCTTTCCCGGGGGAAAACAAGGAAAAAATATTCTGTCCTAAACCGCCGGAAGTTTATCGCCTTCATATCAGCAGATCCTACACAGTATTTTATATAATAAATATTGACGATCACCTCGTTAAAATTGAAAAAATAATAACAATCGAAGGTGCACACAAAGATTATTCCCGCAGATAAACTGCCGGATTTATAAATCAAAATTTATCCCGAATAGAAAATTCAAAGAAAAAAAATTAGAATCTCGGTTTTCTGTATTTGGGGAGGCAATCCCTGCAATACACCGGTCTTCCTTCGGTCGGTTTAAAAGGTACTTCACATTCTTTGCCGCAGTCGCTGCAGACCGCTTTGTGCATCTCTCTTGGTTCTCTGGGTCCGAAGTCTCTCCGGCCCCCATAATTTCTGTCATTCATTTTTGATCTCAACAGATGTATCTGTCAAACGTAATTTAGGCTGTGACTTTATATAACGATGCATTAGCCTGGTGAAATTTCACTTTCGCACTGCCCGCCGGAGATATAAGTAAGACAGGTCCCGAACTGATATTGTGCACGAAGCAAGGAAAAAATATTATCACCAATCTTTTCTTTGATCGTGCCGCAAACCTCCGGAAACCTCAAATGAAAAATTTCTCCTAATCTCAACTATTTTTATCTCATCAAAATGATGTTGTGATTTAGATGAAACAGTGCATGAATTTGTTTCATTAACGTTTTGACGCATGTGTAAGAATATGCCTTATTTCAGGCAAAATGATCTCCTCGGTTGCAAGTCTTACCGCACCGGTCGATCCCGGTATACAGAAGATTGCTTTTTCTTTGTAGATCCCTGCAGCAGCCCTGGACAATAACGAGCTTGTCCCTATCTCGCCGTAACTCTTCAGCCTGAACAATTCGCCGAAACCGTCAATGGTTTTTTTG from Methanolacinia petrolearia DSM 11571 encodes:
- the gmd gene encoding GDP-mannose 4,6-dehydratase; translation: MEPKKALITGITGQDGSYLAELLLSRGYEVHGLIRRASTFNTSRIDHILGSDGYVEPHDSSIKLYLHYGDLSDAEQINNIIYNVKPDEVYHLGAQSHVRVSFDIPEYTGNVTALGTTRILEAIRRSGLDIRFYQASSSEMFGGAEPPQDEETCFVPRSPYACAKLYSYWMAKNYREGYDMFASNGILFNHESPRRGETFVTRKITRGIAAILAKKAKYLYLGNLDAKRDWGFSPEYVEAMWMMLQAEKSDDFVIGTGETHSINEFLDEAFSYVGLNIDDHVRIDQKYFRPTEVDALRADPTKAEKDLGWKAKVTFKDLVKIMLDADLRAAGVEVPGEGDEIIQKKFETKWWKGD
- a CDS encoding GDP-mannose 4,6-dehydratase, with the protein product MKKILITGISGFVGGHFVDYINKNHSDFEIYGISRGKPAWDFVDNPGFHKFYKADLKDLLKIETIIKEIEPDYILHLAAQSSVAESWNTPVESFMNNMNAFLNIIETVRHNELNTRILSVGSSEQYGIIPEEDLPVSEDVQQRPGNPYAVARVSQENLAGVYAKGYGLDICCTRSFNHCGPGQKDNFVVSSLVKQFVMIAKGLQEPVLHIGNGAVIRDFLDVHDVVEAYFSLLSKGKSGEAYNICSGVGRSIVDIIEMLSGIYGIDVEIRQEASRLRPADNPRIIGSNKKICRDTGWKPKISFEETLRSVYDYWDSHIIDDV
- a CDS encoding class I SAM-dependent methyltransferase — encoded protein: MKKYMLSLFLKVDENNRRLILEMLDPYPKTKILDCGCSNCLFTRELAARLKTNDAYGVDFDTRSAINSEESGVEICTGNLNAGLPFRNESFDVIHANQVLEHLNGTDVFLKEVYRMLKPGGYAILSTPNLGSSHNLVSLFIGYQPFSSHISNEVILGNPLDPKQNMEHSSPGEIHLRIFTYRGLIDLLKHHGFCVEKIRGMGYYPFPGLIAGFLARIDPRHAVYLTVKVRKAEVKK
- a CDS encoding glycosyltransferase family 4 protein, which codes for MKIAFVYDVIYPYVKGGAEKRIYELSLRLAERGHEVHIFGMKYWDGPAVFEKDGIIYHGLCRPMDLYVKGRRSIVQAIYYSFFLFLPLLKERPDVIDCQAFPYFPLLPSWLVSKVSKCSLVVTWHEVWGNYWYDYLGFFGIFGKFIERFAIYFTKNPVAVSGSTARNLECNGMRGYIPIFPNGIDFKEINRINPAREYSDIIFVGRLIPEKNVDLLLQALVRICEKMPEIKAVIVGDGPEMQRLEDMVGDLGLTGNVTFMGFLHDYDDVIAVMKASKVFVLPSSREGFGIVAIEAMACGLRVVTVKSPRNAACDLIREGSNGYIADLSPESLVSCILLALSEKEEIKELLIDSVNDYEWDAISKKLILTYNEAGD
- a CDS encoding type II toxin-antitoxin system RelE family toxin, with amino-acid sequence MFNILIEKRAEKFLKKLPIKSRRIIVEKILELKNNPFPGENKEKIFCPKPPEVYRLHISRSYTVFYIINIDDHLVKIEKIITIEGAHKDYSRR
- a CDS encoding CxxC-x17-CxxC domain-containing protein; translation: MNDRNYGGRRDFGPREPREMHKAVCSDCGKECEVPFKPTEGRPVYCRDCLPKYRKPRF